A single Crateriforma conspicua DNA region contains:
- a CDS encoding class I SAM-dependent methyltransferase → MTKLDDWYDHPQYFDMVFRDETPAEVAFFKEAFDRYCDAPVQRLIEPGCGSGRLVAALAGEGYQCCGLDLSEPMLRYLRSRLRRRGLAAEVIQGDMIDMPVGDQIFDAAFCTFNTFRHLSNDDDAVKHLRRVADHVRTGGLYLLGFHIIPMDADPECTERWQASAGGTKVHVTLKVIDFDRKQRRETLRVSIKATRRSGAVHRVRSEFPLRLYTASQTKRLLAKVADVWTIRKIFDFDYDIDSPRKFDDDLTDALFVLQRTGD, encoded by the coding sequence GTGACCAAGTTGGACGACTGGTACGACCATCCACAGTATTTTGACATGGTGTTTCGCGATGAAACGCCTGCGGAAGTGGCCTTTTTCAAAGAAGCATTCGATCGCTATTGCGACGCTCCGGTGCAACGGCTTATCGAACCCGGTTGTGGCAGCGGTCGTTTGGTCGCGGCATTGGCTGGCGAAGGTTACCAGTGCTGTGGGCTGGACCTGAGCGAACCGATGCTGCGTTATTTGCGCAGCCGGCTGCGTCGTCGCGGTTTGGCCGCCGAGGTCATCCAAGGCGACATGATCGACATGCCGGTGGGCGACCAGATCTTTGACGCCGCTTTTTGCACGTTCAATACGTTCCGCCATTTGTCCAACGACGACGATGCGGTGAAGCACCTGCGGCGTGTTGCCGACCATGTCCGCACGGGCGGTCTGTATTTGTTGGGGTTTCATATCATCCCGATGGACGCCGATCCGGAATGTACCGAACGTTGGCAAGCGTCCGCGGGCGGCACCAAAGTCCACGTGACGTTGAAGGTGATCGATTTCGATCGGAAACAACGCCGCGAAACGCTGCGGGTGTCGATCAAGGCGACACGTCGAAGCGGCGCGGTGCATCGAGTCCGCAGCGAATTTCCGCTGCGGTTGTACACCGCGTCACAGACGAAACGCTTGTTGGCAAAGGTCGCCGACGTGTGGACGATTCGCAAAATCTTTGACTTCGATTACGACATCGATTCGCCGCGAAAGTTCGACGACGATTTGACCGACGCACTGTTTGTGCTTCAGCGCACCGGCGATTGA